The DNA sequence gcGGGAGAGCAGGTCTACCTGCCAAACAAACCTTGGCCCCAAGTTCCACGGGAGCCCAGGCTGAACTTgtggtttgctgggcaggtagacctgctctcctgcctggacttggagccgagatctacctgcctggctggagatctacctgcctggttgacctgggctctagagCTGCtggtgctcatgcccccccccccaaacaccagcACTGGGTCCGAGCCCAGACTCACCCAGCTTGCACTCGCCGTCGTGCACCTTCCGAACGCGCTCCCGACCCCCGTGCTGGGCGCGCCAGCTGTGCAGGTGCAGGGCGCACACGCTGCCGTAGGAGCGGCCGTCGGAGCCGCAGACGGCGCCGTCCTCCTTGCACACGCAGCGCCCCGTGCCCTCTTCCTCGGCCTCCTGCGGCGGCGGCGAGGGGGGCTCGGCGGGGCGCTGGCTGACACACACCAAGCCCGGGCCGCAGCGCGCGCCCCGCgcccctccgcagcgctcccctTCGGCGCTGAGGCAGCGCGGGCAGCAGTCGCACTCGTCCCGCGCCGTCAGCTCGGGCGCGGCGCAGCGCACGGGAGCGCAGAGCTCCTGCTGGCAGGGGGCGCACGGCGTCCCCGCCGCTCCCCTGGGCGCCAGGCACAGCCAGAgcggcagcaggagcagcagcgccGAGCCGCGGGCAGGCATGCTTCTTCCGACGGGGAGCGAGCCGAGCAGGAGGTAGGCAGGAGCTCACTGATGAGGCGCCGCGCTGGCTGCAGCTCAAACAGAGCCGGCTCCGAGGCCGCCACGCCCCCCACAGCCTTGGCACGCCCACGCAAGCCGCTGTCCTGGCTGGGCACGTCGGGATTCCGCACCCAGGGCTCAATCCTGGCCCTTTTTCCCGCGCGCCAagggggcgtgcgctgcatccagtggtggggaggcagtcacagaggcctcctcgagggatgggaacattttttcccttacctcggggctgcattgcagctgcaccggtgctggaaagttggatgcctgctcagtagtaagttccgttatagtcaatggggctttctcccaggtaagtgtggataggattgggctgacaccaCCACTGACAAGCAAACACGTGTTACAGAGCCGGGTCACAGCCTTATTGATTTGTATTATGTTCTAatcaactaagggtccaatccgatccaactttccagcaccggtgtagctgtaatgcagccctataactgcctcccctccacaggatgcagtgcacaccccat is a window from the Tiliqua scincoides isolate rTilSci1 chromosome 2, rTilSci1.hap2, whole genome shotgun sequence genome containing:
- the IGFBPL1 gene encoding insulin-like growth factor-binding protein-like 1 — translated: MPARGSALLLLLPLWLCLAPRGAAGTPCAPCQQELCAPVRCAAPELTARDECDCCPRCLSAEGERCGGARGARCGPGLVCVSQRPAEPPSPPPQEAEEEGTGRCVCKEDGAVCGSDGRSYGSVCALHLHSWRAQHGGRERVRKVHDGECKLAPAIVVPPKKIHNITGAQVYLSCEVKAVPTPIITWKKVTESPKGVKLLEELPGDRVNMAVQVRGGPSKHESTGWVLINPLTKEDEGVYQCHASNMVGETHAEGNIKVLEQSKNKKANSPASEDMK